In Piliocolobus tephrosceles isolate RC106 chromosome 5, ASM277652v3, whole genome shotgun sequence, a single genomic region encodes these proteins:
- the MARCKS gene encoding myristoylated alanine-rich C-kinase substrate, translating into MGAQFSKTAAKGEAAAERPGEAAVASSPSKANGQENGHVKVNGDASPAAAESGAKEELQANGSAPAADKEEPAAAGSGAASPSAAEKDEPAAAAPEAGASPVEKEAPAEGEAAEPGSPTAAEGEAASAASSTSSPKAEDGATPSPSNETPKKKKKRFSFKKSFKLSGFSFKKNKKEAGEGGEAEAPAAEGGKDEAAGGAAAAAAEAGAASGEQAAAPGEEAAAGEEGAAGGDPPEAKPEEAAIAPEKPSASDETKAAEEPSKVEEKKAEEAGASAAACEAPSAAGPGAPPEQEPAPAEEPAVAAASSACAAPSQEAQPECSPEAPPAEAAE; encoded by the exons ATGGGTGCCCAGTTCTCCAAGACCGCAGCGAAGGGAGAAGCCGCCGCGGAGAGGCCCGGGGAGGCGGCTGTGGCCTCGTCGCCTTCCAAAGCGAACGGGCAG GAGAATGGCCACGTGAAGGTAAACGGCGACGCTTCGCCCGCGGCCGCCGAGTCGGGCGCCAAAGAGGAGCTGCAGGCCAACGGCAGCGCCCCGGCCGCCGACAAGGAGGAGCCCGCGGCCGCCGGGAGTGGGGCGGCGTCGCCCTCCGCAGCCGAGAAAGATGAGCCGGCCGCTGCCGCCCCCGAGGCCGGGGCCAGCCCGGTAGAGAAGGAGGCCCCCGCGGAGGGCGAGGCTGCCGAGCCCGGCTCGCCCACGGCCGCGGAGGGAGAGGCCGCATCGGCCGCCTCCTCGACGTCTTCGCCCAAGGCCGAGGACGGGGCCACGCCCTCGCCCAGCAACGAGaccccgaaaaaaaaaaagaagcgctTTTCCTTCAAGAAGTCTTTCAAGCTGAGCGGCTTCTCCTTcaagaagaacaagaaggagGCTGGAGAAGGCGGTGAGGCCGAGGCGCCCGCTGCCGAAGGCGGCAAGGACGAGGCCGCCGGGGGCGCCGCTGCGGCCGCCGCCGAGGCGGGCGCGGCCTCCGGAGAGCAGGCAGCGGCGCCGGGCGAGGAGGCGGCAGCTGGCGAGGAGGGGGCGGCGGGTGGCGACCCTCCGGAGGCCAAGCCCGAGGAGGCTGCTATCGCGCCAGAGAAGCCATCCGCCAGCGACGAGACCAAGGCCGCCGAGGAGCCCAGCAAGGTAGAGGAGAAGAAGGCCGAGGAGGCCGGGGCCAGCGCCGCCGCCTGCGAGGCCCCCTCGGCCGCCGGGCCCGGCGCGCCCCCGGAGCAGGAGCCCGCCCCCGCAGAGGAGCCCGCGGTCGCCGCCGCCTCGTCAGCCTGCGCAGCCCCGTCACAGGAGGCCCAGCCTGAGTGCAGTCCAGAAGCCCCCCCAGCGGAGGCGGCAGAGTAA